In one Lolium rigidum isolate FL_2022 chromosome 3, APGP_CSIRO_Lrig_0.1, whole genome shotgun sequence genomic region, the following are encoded:
- the LOC124698570 gene encoding serine carboxypeptidase-like 51, whose amino-acid sequence MADRPLAARRPRSVGRRDRQLPGDRTAGRRPESTQLDLAAEGRPHLCGQSKEGVPHSSPRYPFRCSAGQVVTYSLCCVVCMAWQDNPVGVGYSYVEDPSLLVKTDWEAAADATALVKSLATQVAALQQGSPLFLVAESYGGKYAATLGVSLARAIRAGQLNLTLGGVALGDSFVSPEDFTLSYAPLLLEVSRLDDNAGDAAKAMAVTAQQQIAAGQFYEAWSSWNNLLQFIDSKSASVDVYNFLLDSGMDPVATTTSAAASNTHLTKYSRYLSNQEAASDPNAIGGIMNGVVKQKLKIIPGNLTWQELSYTVYGALKSEIMKPRIDEIDELLSYGVSVTVYNGQLDVICSTSGAEAWVQKLKWDGLKNFTSLPRQPLSCGSSKLTQAFVRSYENLHFYWILGAGHFVPANQPCIALDMIGSITQSPAT is encoded by the exons ATGGCCGACCGTCCTCTGGCTGCAAGGAGGCCCA GGAGCGTCGGGCGTCGGGATCGGCAACTTCCTGGAGATCGGACCGCTGGACGTCGGCCTGAATCCACGCAACTCGACCTGGCTGCAGAAGGCCGACCTCATCTTTGTGGTCAGTCCAAGGAAGGAGTCCCACATTCCTCTCCTCGCTATCCGTTTCGATGTAGCGCCGGCCAAGTGGTAACGTATTCCttgtgttgtgttgtgtgcatggcATGGCAGGACAACCCTGTGGGCGTCGGGTACAGCTACGTGGAAGACCCGAGCCTGCTGGTGAAGACCGACTGGGAGGCGGCCGCCGACGCCACCGCGCTCGTCAAGTCGCTCGCCACGCAGGTGGCCGCCCTGCAGCAGGGTAGCCCGCTCTTCCTCGTCGCCGAATCCTACGGTGGCAAGTACGCCGCCACGCTCGGCGTCTCCCTCGCCAGGGCGATCCGTGCCGGCCAGCTCAACCTCACCCTAGGcggcgtcgcgctcggcgatagcTTCGTCTCGCCCGAGGATTTCACG CTCTCGTACGCGCCGCTGCTCCTGGAGGTGTCGAGGCTGGACGACAATGCCGGCGACGCCGCCAAAGC GATGGCGGTTACGGCGCAGCAACAGATCGCGGCTGGGCAGTTCTATGAAGCGTGGAGCTCGTGGAATAACTTGCTGCAGTTTATCGACTCCAAGAGTGCCAGCGTC GACGTGTACAATTTCTTGCTTGACAGCGGCATGGACCCGGTGGCCACGACTACCTCGGCGGCGGCCAGCAATACCCACCTGACGAAGTACTCAAGATACCTCAGCAACCAAGAGGCCGCTTCTGACCCCAACGCCATCGGCGGCATCATGAACGGAGTAGTCAAGCAGAAGCTCAAGATCATCCCCGGTAACCTCACGTGGCAAGAGCTGTCGTATACGGTCTATGGCGCGCTGAAGAGCGAAATCATGAAGCCGAGGATCGACGAG ATTGACGAGCTGCTGTCGTACGGCGTGAGTGTGACGGTATACAATGGCCAG CTCGACGTGATCTGCTCAACGAGTGGCGCAGAAGCCTGGGTTCAGAAGCTCAA ATGGGATGGGCTGAAGAACTTCACGAGCCTGCCGAGGCAGCCTCTAAGCTGTGGATCTTCCAAGCTCACCCAGGCATTCGTCAGATCCTACGAGAACCTGCACTTTTACTGGATCCTTGGAGCTGGACACTTT GTGCCTGCTAACCAGCCATGCATTGCTCTGGACATGATCGGTAGCATCACCCAGTCCCCAGCCACTTAG